Proteins encoded in a region of the bacterium genome:
- a CDS encoding alpha/beta family hydrolase has product MSGVWTHATQPVAASAIAHGAGAGLSHPFMAGVAEALAAGGISVLRFNFPYMETRRRFPDAAPVLLETWKAAIQQLSPPNPGLPVVMGGKSLGGRMASVLAAAQGEHFPGAALVFFGYPLHSPGNADRLRDAHLPQIRVPMLFIQGTRDPLARLDLVEAVVARLHPLARLHLVTGGDHSFRVPGTKRSDRETGHVVGRIATDYIRDVAATRPPPPS; this is encoded by the coding sequence GTGTCCGGCGTCTGGACCCACGCCACCCAACCGGTGGCCGCCTCCGCGATCGCCCATGGGGCGGGGGCGGGCCTGAGTCATCCGTTCATGGCGGGAGTTGCCGAAGCATTGGCGGCCGGGGGCATCTCGGTGCTCCGGTTCAATTTCCCCTACATGGAGACGCGCCGCCGTTTCCCCGACGCCGCCCCAGTGCTCCTAGAAACGTGGAAGGCGGCGATCCAGCAACTCTCGCCCCCCAATCCCGGGCTGCCGGTCGTCATGGGGGGCAAATCGTTGGGGGGGCGGATGGCCTCCGTGCTGGCGGCGGCGCAGGGAGAACATTTCCCGGGGGCGGCCCTGGTGTTTTTCGGATATCCGCTGCATTCCCCCGGAAACGCCGACCGCCTCCGTGACGCTCATCTGCCTCAAATCCGTGTGCCGATGCTGTTCATCCAGGGCACCAGAGATCCCCTGGCCAGGCTCGACCTTGTGGAGGCGGTGGTCGCGAGACTGCATCCGCTGGCCCGCCTGCACTTGGTGACCGGAGGTGATCACTCGTTCCGCGTACCGGGGACAAAGCGCTCCGATCGAGAAACCGGGCATGTGGTGGGCCGAATCGCTACCGACTACATTCGCGACGTCGCCGCCACGCGGCCTCCGCCGCCGTCCTGA
- a CDS encoding carbohydrate ABC transporter permease, translated as MIGFGLVMLYPLIWLVASSFKGPSEIWTNVSSLIPKIPTPENYVRGWAGFGSVTFATFYKNSFLYAGIGTILTVGSSAVVAFGFARTQFVGRQFWFGVMMSTLLLPVQVQIIPQYIVFTKLGWLNTFLPLLLPRFGGQAFFIFMIMQFIRGIPAELDDAAAIDGCGKVGIFFRVILPLITPVLVAAAIFSFYFTWGDFFSPLIYLNDPKLYTISVALRAFADPAGATDWGAIFAMSALSLVPVFVIFVLFQRYLVQGISTTGLRG; from the coding sequence ATGATCGGGTTCGGGTTGGTGATGCTCTACCCGCTCATATGGCTGGTGGCCAGCTCGTTCAAAGGTCCGTCGGAGATCTGGACCAACGTGTCCTCTCTGATCCCGAAGATCCCGACGCCCGAGAACTACGTCCGCGGCTGGGCGGGGTTTGGGTCCGTGACGTTTGCCACCTTCTACAAGAACTCGTTCCTCTACGCGGGCATCGGCACGATCCTCACCGTGGGGTCGTCGGCCGTCGTGGCTTTCGGCTTCGCCCGAACCCAGTTCGTGGGGCGGCAGTTTTGGTTCGGCGTCATGATGTCCACCCTGCTGCTGCCGGTTCAGGTGCAGATCATCCCTCAATACATCGTCTTCACGAAGCTGGGGTGGCTCAATACCTTTCTGCCCCTCCTGCTCCCGCGGTTCGGCGGCCAGGCGTTCTTCATCTTCATGATCATGCAGTTCATCCGCGGCATCCCCGCCGAGCTCGACGACGCGGCGGCGATCGACGGCTGCGGCAAGGTTGGGATCTTCTTCAGGGTGATCCTCCCGCTCATCACCCCGGTGCTGGTCGCGGCGGCGATCTTTTCGTTCTACTTCACCTGGGGCGACTTCTTCAGCCCCCTCATCTACCTGAACGATCCCAAGCTCTACACGATCTCGGTCGCGTTGAGGGCGTTCGCCGATCCGGCGGGTGCGACGGACTGGGGAGCCATCTTCGCGATGTCCGCGCTGTCGCTCGTGCCGGTGTTCGTCATCTTCGTGCTGTTCCAGCGCTACCTGGTACAGGGCATCAGCACAACCGGGCTGAGAGGTTAG